TTTTCAGAAACATTTGCATATAAAAGAGTAATTTGAGTAGGATCTTCAGGATTAGAAAGAACGGCACGGATAATCTGAAGCATAGGAGTGATACCAGTACCTCCAGCAATCATACCAAAATGGCGAGCAAGACCGACTTGATGCTTCCAATTTCCCTTGGGGCCTCGGACGCCAATCCTTTCACCTACTTTCAGCTCCGAAATCTTCTTACTGACGATGCCATCGGGATATGCCTTTACAAGCAAGTCAAAGTAACCTTTGTCAGCATCTGAGGACAAGGGGGTATAAGATCGAGAATGctgtttttcatcaacaTCAACGACTACCGTTAAGTGCTGTCCAACTGGTAAACCAAGGACATCGTGAGAACGGGGAAGTCGGAAGCGATAAATTGCAGTGTTATGGTTTAAAACAGCTTTGTCACTTAATTCAAAGTATtgaattttattattcaaaaCTCTTCGAATACGTCCACGCCAAAACTTATGAAAGCCCAAGGCAAAGGCAAGTAGGACTGAATAACCTATCCATTCACGTTTTACCACAAACGTTCCGAAGACAATTAAAAATGCAGGAATATATACACCGTGCAAAGGAGTGCTTAAAAGTGATTCCTTCGACATTTCTACTGTTTGAGATATGGCAATCTATATTGCACGTTAGTTTATGATCTAGTGAAATAAATCATGTCAGGCGTTATTCCATCAGCTTTAAAATAATTTCAaactaacaaaaaaatattatgtACAAGAATAACTAATAATTGATGGTCATTCGTCTCTATCTACATGTTTACTTACCTTGTGAGCAATTGGTACTGAGTAAGTAGTATATTTTTCCTATTGCCTTAAGTAAAAGTACAATCTGCTGATCTTACTTAATTACACCCAATGCTTTCTAAATGTTTActaattttgtttaaagttatttacaatttataattttctCATTGtaaattcattcttttatatCCTAATCATCCCGTAATATCCTgtgaaacaaaacaaagaaaagtagCATAATAAAACATATCCAATTACAAGATTTGTAGTATTTGACAACATGAATAGTTCGTATAAACATTGGATGTAATTTCCCTAAATGTCCAAAAGATCGTTAATCGCAACTGAAGAGCAATGAATCATTTCAGACGTAGAAGTATAATGGTAGTAAAAGTACTAATAGAAACCTTCAGATCTTTGTAAGTTACCTTCCGCAACCTAAGGTGTGTAAAAGAACGATGTGtactttaaaagaaagataccTTCTAAAATAGTACGAGCAAAAAAAGCCCAAGGCTAATAGCCAACAGGATATAATGTTGCTTTTGAATTGTCAACTCTGTCACAGCATATGATGCCGTTAGCGTATACAAGCCAGCCATAGGATCCCCTGTTGAAGATCCGCCATCAGTACTATTAAAAATCTTAATGTTTTGAAGTAATAATGGGCCCTGTATTGCCTCCAACGCAGACAATTGCTCTCCCAAACCATAAAGCCCTGTGAAGGATTAACGCTTAGctcgaaaaagaagactttACTTACCATCCCATGTATTATTCATCCACCACCATTGGAAACCACAAGTGACACCATCGTTTCCTCCGCAGCAAGCTTCTGCTGCAGCAATGGCGGTTTTACTTAAATAAGTCTCAATCTTAGGAAGTGTGAACGGGGCCATGTGCGCAGTATACACCATGAATCGTGCCAAAAATCCTTTGAATGATGCTTGATCATAATTACAAGTGCGACTAAGCTCACAATCTGGTTCGTACAACACATCGTTACGAAAGAAGGAATCAATTGACTTGTTCACAAATCCTTCTGTCCTGGTTCTCCATATCGAAGACCCTGTCTAAAACTGcgttagaagaaaaacaacaaagaaaacgtACATAATTATACAGGAACGCCGTTCCAGCCATATACAAGCCACTATTGTAAGTCCATTCTGTCAGTTCAAGAGCCGAGCAATTATCTTTAATTGAAGTCCCGTCATATACA
The nucleotide sequence above comes from Schizosaccharomyces osmophilus chromosome 3, complete sequence. Encoded proteins:
- the cbr1 gene encoding NADH-dependent reductase for Dph3, Cbr1, translating into MSKESLLSTPLHGVYIPAFLIVFGTFVVKREWIGYSVLLAFALGFHKFWRGRIRRVLNNKIQYFELSDKAVLNHNTAIYRFRLPRSHDVLGLPVGQHLTVVVDVDEKQHSRSYTPLSSDADKGYFDLLVKAYPDGIVSKKISELKVGERIGVRGPKGNWKHQVGLARHFGMIAGGTGITPMLQIIRAVLSNPEDPTQITLLYANVSEKDIILRDEIEALAKKDPRFTVEHVLNNPPENWTGAVGYVTEELIKHHFPAPSADSKILICGPTPMVNAVRQATVSLGYEKARPISKIEDQVYVF